A genomic segment from Lepeophtheirus salmonis unplaced genomic scaffold, UVic_Lsal_1.4 unplaced_contig_894_pilon, whole genome shotgun sequence encodes:
- the MED31 gene encoding mediator of RNA polymerase II transcription subunit 31-B: MNNMGGLAPPPPPYPGYSPQQNPNPVAGPPPQPPQPPNPGTGGISSAPPSPFHQPQTLQQQKTPAEIEADKQKLRFVIELEFVQCLGNPNYLNFLAQRGYFKEPTFINYLKYLNYWRTHPYVRFLKFPVCLHFLELLQHESFRKEIVNAQCTKFLDDQTILHWQHYNRKRIKLVETAMNGTTAATSSTPQSQSNVKS, from the exons ATGAATAACATGGGTGGACTAGCTCCACCACCTCCTCCCTATCCTGGATATTCACCTCAACAGAATCCCAATCCTGTGGCCGGCCCTCCTCCACAGCCTCCACAACCACCAAATCCAGGAACAGGTGGAATTAGCTCTGCTCCTCCGAGCCCCTTTCATCAGCCCCAGACCCTTCAGCAACAAAAGACTCCTGCAGAAATTGAGGCGGATAAACAAAAGCTTCGTTTTGTGATCGAATTAGAATTTGTTCAGTGTCTCGGGAATCCGAATTATCTCAACTTTTTAGCACAGAGAGGATATTTCAAAGAGCCCACCTTTATTAATTACCTCAAGTATCTCAACTATTGGCGAACACATCCCTATGTTAGATTCCTCAAATTCCCCGTATGTCTTCATTTCTTAGAACTACTCCAGCATGAGTCCTTTCGGAAAGAGATTGTCAATGCTCAG TGTACAAAGTTCCTTGATGATCAAACCATACTCCATTGGCAACACTATAATAGAAAGCGTATCAAGCTCGTAGAAACGGCTATGAATGGAACAACGGCTGCAACCAGCTCCACCCCTCAGTCTCAATCTAACGTCAAGTCATAG
- the LOC121131970 gene encoding LOW QUALITY PROTEIN: rhomboid-related protein 2 (The sequence of the model RefSeq protein was modified relative to this genomic sequence to represent the inferred CDS: inserted 1 base in 1 codon) produces the protein MTNNYLYKLRMALEEDLESQLLPDESTKVKKQLTILIPGDEEEPGGFRQSRCYTAPIFSEIDCKSSIRNNIPFAKRSRHISHTDPNNNQHLVKELTFGQALSRTWTFGSVVSAISTDEWKPIFHKLDKESDGIPNGKIPMTKFKELLDEDPLWKEGVPSSVQERILQEVDRNKDGVIDFDEFIELVKGTKLGLSAKRRRAFRELLKETVDFLVPYKYSYQNQYSCSPPPFFMITISLLQVLIFIYGDSGIPESDGVPYCSSLIYNPYKRSQVWRYLTYMLVHSGXFHLSFNLMVQLILGIPLEMVHGWWRVMSVYVFGVLAGSLWTSVFRPNVFLSGASGGVYSLITAHLGTVIMNYREMAYPLFRFSIVLLITLTDIFVYIYDAYVIGQTKPISYPAHIFGAITGLLVGITVLKNLQWQKYEKIIWFVSGIAFLGLMLSAIAWNIYYYDDMNIIPDSLCKDRSVL, from the exons ATGACAAATAATTACCTTTACAAACTCAGGATGGCCCTAGAAGAAGATTTGGAGTCTCAGTTATTACCAGATGAAAGTACCAAAGTAAAAAAGCAGCTAACAATTCTTATTCCCGGAGATGAAGAAGAACCAGGAGGATTTCGACAGAGTCGCTGCTATACAGCTCCAATCTTTTCAGAAATTGATTGTAAATCCTCTATCCGAAATAATATTCCATTTGCTAAGCGCTCTAGACACATTTCACATACGGATCCCAACAATAATCAACATCTCGTTAAAGAACTTACCTTTGGGCAGGCTCTGAGTCGGACATGGACTTTTGGATCCGTTGTCTCGGCTATTTCTACTGATGAATGGAAGCCCATTTTTCATAAGTTAGATAAAGAGTCGGATGGGATTCCTAATGGAAAAATACCAATGACAAAG tttaaagAATTACTGGACGAGGATCCCCTTTGGAAAGAAGGAGTTCCTAGCTCTGTGCAGGAAAGGATCCTTCAAGAAGTGGATCGTAATAAAGACGGTGTTATAGACTTTGATGAGTTCATAGAACTTGTTAAAGGAACCAAATTAGGTCTTAGTGCCAAGAGACGACGAGCCTTTCGTGAACTTTTAAAAGAAACGGTCGATTTTTTAGTTCCTTACAAATACTCGTATCAGAATCAATACTCCTGTTCCCCGCCTCCTTTTTTCATGATTACGATATCCCTTCTTCAAGTACTCATATTCATCTATGGAGATTCTGGAATCCCGGAGAGTGATGGAGTTCCCTACTGTTCTAGCCTAATTTACAATCCTTATAAACGTAGTCAAGTGTGGAGATATTTAACATATATGCTCGTTCATTCTG CTTTTCATCTATCTTTTAATCTCATGGTTCAACTAATTCTGGGGATCCCACTGGAAATGGTTCATG GATGGTGGCGTGTGATGTCAGTTTATGTATTTGGAGTACTTGCCGGATCTCTTTGGACAAGTGTATTCCGACCCAACGTTTTTTTATCAGGGGCAAGTGGTGGCGTCTATTCTCTCATTACTGCTCATTTAGGGACTGTCATAATGAATTATAG agaaaTGGCTTATCCTTTATTCCGATTCTCCATAGTCTTACTCATCACTCTCACAGATATATTCGTTTATATCTATGATGCATATGTCATCGGACAGACTAAGCCTATAAGCTATCCTGCGCACATATTTGGAGCCATCACTGGCCTCTTAGTCGGTATAACCGTCCTTAAAAATCTACAGTGGCAAAAATACGAGAAAATCATTTGGTTTGTGAGCGGGATCGCATTTTTAGGACTTATGTTGAGTGCTATAGCATGGAACATTTACTACTACGATGATATGAATATCATTCCGGATTCTCTCTGCAAAGACAGAAGTGTTTTATAG